Below is a window of Caballeronia insecticola DNA.
GCGCGCATGTCACGCAGGCCATGGCTGCATTTATCTCCCCTTATGCAACTGTGCAGACCGACCGGCTTCATGTATCGGTTTTGAGCGCGTTCCTGCAGAAAGACGTCTATATGATGCCGAACTCGTACTACAAGAATCGAGCGGTGTTCGAGCACTCCATTCATTCGCGTTTTCCGAAGGTCGTTTTCGTCAATACCATGCCGACTGTCGATAACGCACCGACGCCACTGAATCAGTTGCCGGAGGCCGCCACTCCCGCTGTGACGTCAGCCATTGAAACAGCGGGTTCGGAAGACCCCAAACTGAACGAGCTGATCGCCGAGTTGCGCGTACAGCTCGCGAATACCCTTGGCATGCTGAACGAACGCGCAGCGCAGGCCGAGAGCGCGATCGAGGAAGTGACCATGCTGAAGTCGCGCATCGCTCATGCGGAAGAGACCGCAATGCGGGCCGTCGAATCACGCGAAAAGGTGGAACGCAGCTTCGAACTGCAGCAGCAGGCGCTTCGCGAGCGCTTCACCGACCTCGCACGGGAAAGCGAACGCCTACGGGCCGATCTCGCGCGGGAGCAGGAGCGCACGCGCGAGCAACTCGTGCAAGATGCGTCGAGTCTTTCGCAAAAGAGCGCGTCTCTCGATGCCGAGATGGGCCATCTGCGTCGTGAAGCCATTGAGCAACGTCAGCGCGCCGAAACTTTGCATCATGATCTCAACGCCGTGCTGACTTCGACTAGCTGGCGCCTGTCCCGACCGCTTCGTTCGATCATCGTGCGGTCTCGGACGCTGCTTCGCGGCTCCCGATGACACGTCCTGTCACTTTTTCCCGTCATGACAATGAATGACCGATTGGCTACGGCCGTAGGCGCCAGCCCGCTGCTTCCCTACTTGTCGCCGGCGCTCGCCGACAAATGCGCGCAACGCCTGAGTAATCTGCGCTGCTTCAATGAGAGAGATTACTTCGACCTGCAGCCCGACGTTCGGACGGCCGGCGCGGACTATGCGGGACACGCGCTTCTCTACGGAGCAACGGAGGGGCGCGCGCTCTTCAAGCGCGAGACTGTTGCACGCGCGCTCGGCGAGATGGTGAATGGACGGGCACGCGAGAACCTGGATCAGGAGGCGTGCAACGGAACGAGCGCGGCCCGCATCGCATCAAAGATCCAGTGCGTGAACATCTACGTCAGCTCACGCGGCAACGTGTTCATGAACGAAATTGCCGCGGACCTCGCGGAGGATCTCCGTCAGGTCGGCGTTGAAACGAAGCTGCTGGATGAGACCGCTGACATGAGCACCTGCGTGGCTCCTTCCCTCTTCATCGCGCCGCATGAATTCTTCACGCTCGGCCGCGGCGTCGAGTGGCTGCGCGACGAAGTGCTCAAACACGCGATCGTCTATAACACCGAGCAGATCCAGACGCCGTGGTTCTCGCGAGGCATTCCGGCGATGCTCGGCGCAAGCGGCATCATCGACATCTCCCCGCAGACGGCCCAGCTGTTCAAGGACGCAGGCGCTCGCGCGATGCACTGGGAACCCGGCATAGAACGCCGCAAGCCAAGTTTTTCTCAGACCGATCTTCTTCATCCGTTAATGCGCGTTCTGCCGAAGGCGGCTCGGGATGTCGCGCGGACGTTCGACGACTGGGCGGACCGTCCCCTCGACATCTCGTTCTTCGGCACGGACAGCCCCCGCCGGGACAGCGTTTTCGGACGACACGCCGGACGGTTTGCGGATTACTCGACCTGCATTTATTTCAGGCGGCAATCGCTCGGCCCGCTAGATGGCAATTCCGCGGACGGTGCCTTGACGCGTATCGCCGAGCATGTGTCCAGGTGCTCCAAGATCAGCCTGAACATACATCGCGACGAGTTTTCTTATTTCGAATGGCATCGGATGGTGCGTCAGGGCATGGCACATGGTTCGTTGGTCGTCACTGATCCCTGCCTTCCGCATCCGTATCTGAAGCCGGGTGTCCATTTCTTCCAGGAAGAGCCGCGTCACATTCCCAATCTCATCGACTGGATTCTCGGGTCTGCCGATGGCCAGTCCAAGGCGAGCGAAGTCGTCGCTAATGCGACGAGCCTCATCTTCGATTCTCGGTTTCGCGACGAGCATACGCGTGTGGCGCTTGCGTTCATCGCTGATCATTCGTCGAAAAAGGAAAAGTGATGTTTGATCGTACTGCACCTCGAGTCGTCCCGTTCGAAACGATCTTCGATACCCGGAACCGGCGCGAAGCCGCCATCGACGGCGTGACCGTCGCGGTGAGTCTCTACAACTACGACGAGTTCATTATCGAATGCCTGGAGTCGATTGCGAAACAGCGCCACGAAAGACTCGAGTTGATTGTGGTCGATGACCACTCTCCCGATACGACCGCGCTCGAACTGGCCGATGAATGGCTCAAAGAGAATCACACGCGTTTCGATCGGGCGCTGCTCGTCAGGCACGTGGACAATCAGGGACTTGCCGAAGCGCGCAACACGGCGTTCCATTATTCGCGCACCGATCCCGTATTCGTGATCGACGCCGACAATCAGATCTATCCGCGCGCGATCAGCCGGCTATTCGAATTTATCGAGTTCCGCGAGTTCGATGCCGCGTTCACGCAACTCGAATTCTTCGGCAACGAACGCCGCCTCGGCTATGCAGACTTTTGGGACAAGGAGCGCTTTCGCCGCGGCAATTATGTGGACGCGATGGCGTTGATCTCGCGCCGTTCCTGGGAACAGGTCGGAGGATATTCGCATATCGAAGGCGGCTGGGAAGACTTCGATTTCTGGTGCAAATTCATCGATGCGGGCATGAAGGCGGCATACGTTCCCGAGGTTCTGTCTCGCTATCGCGTGCACGGTACGTCGATGCTGCGCACCGACACGGCTGCTTCCACGGCGCGGCTAAAGGTCGAATTGACGATGCGTCATCCGTGGCTCCGTTTGTAACGCGTGCCGCAGTGCCCCCTGATAGAGTGGCGGGAACCGCTGCCACCTGATCAGGTTCGCTGCAAGGTATCGGCCACGTCGGAATACTTCGAAGCTGGTTTCGCATGGGCGGCCTCGCCGGACAACCGCCCCGCCTTTGTTTAACGGAGAGCGGAATAATGGTTTGCGACGATCAACATTCTTTGGGGTTCGATCCGAAATATTACCGGACTACCTGCGGCGATCTGGCCCACATGAGCGACGGTGCTGCGCTCTCGCATTTCCTCGATTACGGATTCAACGAGCAGCTTCGCCAATGCTGCGTGGGTGCGCCCTCTTCTGCTCTCACTCATTCCGGCTATCGACGTCGGCGACTATATCGATTGCCATGCATGGCAGTCCACGCATGCTTCGTTTCACGAGATCGTGGCTGTCGTCAGAGATCGGGATGTTACCGCTCGTGCGCCGCATCGAAAGGCAGTGTCGAATTCAGCGCAATTCTGGAAAAGCGGCATTGAATCTCGCCTTGCGTGATGAGCATCGTAGTGTGCAACGCTGTGAAGGCGCATAGCATTATCAAGTCAGTATCGAGAAATCGATGGTGTTGAAAGGCCGTGGGACCTCTCACTAACTCGCATCGCTCAGAAATGGAGCAATTCATGCCCGTCAAACGTCTGACCTATCCGGAAGTCCGGTCGCAACACGTTCAGGACGCGTGCCTGTTTGCAAATCGCAAAGATATGATCAAAGCGATTGCGCCGCGCCATGGCGCCATCGCGGAAGTCGGCGTCGCGATCGGTGATTTTTCGCAGTTCCTCGTCGACACGCTGGCACCCACGGAATTCCATGCAATCGATTCCTTCGAGTTACATCTACTTGATCGCGTTTGGGGAGTCAGCACCACCGAGCTTCTGCACAATAAAACGCACCAACAGTTCTATCAGGACCGGTTCGCACATTACGGCGACTTGATCAGACTTTCCCCCGGCTACAGCCATGAGCAGCTCGCACGATATCCGGCAAACTCGTTCGACCTCGTCTATGTGGATGCCGGGCACGACTACGACGACGCCAAAGGCGACACAAACGAAGCCGTCAGAACGCTCAGGCCCGGCGGCATGATCGTGTTCAACGACTATACGATGGTCGATCCCCTGCTCGACTCCGAGTATGGAGTGGTTCAGGCAGTCAACGAGCTGCTCGCCACTGAAGAGTGGAAGGTGGTCGGGTTTGCGCTCGAAAAATTCATGTTTTGCGATATTGCCGTCGTCCACCGATAAAAGACGGGACATCGTCCTTTAACCACACACCTCTGATTCTCACGGCACAGACTTAACGCTTTATCGAAGTTTGCGCCGTTTGCATTGTCTAAGAACTCGATTGAAGGCGCATTATGAAGGGATTCGAAGAAGGCTATGAAATCAGCTCGTTGATTTCTTCGCTTAGCAAGGAAAAGGCGGAGATCACCCGCCTGCTCGGCGAGCAGATCAAGCGAGGGGACGAGAACGCCGAAAAGCTCATCCGCACCGAAAGTCTGCTCGCTGAAGCTCAAGCCCGCGCGCACGACGCGAATTCGCAGCTTGTCATGGCACAGCACCAGTGCGCGCAGGCAAGCAGCGACATCGACCTGCTACGTGCCTCGACCTCGTGGCGGATCACCGGGCCAATTCGCGCACTCAAACGCCTGTTCTCAGGAGAGCCTTTGCAGGCAGCAGTGCCCGTAACGGCTGCGCCAATGCCAGTTGTGCCTGAGCCTGCAAGCTCCGCACCATCCGAGCGAACGCTCACCGTGCCAGAGCCGGCTAGCCGGGCACCGGGCGCTCGCAGAGACGTTCAATCGTCATATCGGAACGTGCGTATCGTGTGGATCGGAGCAGAGCCTGATACACCGGGCTTTCGTTATCGCGTTTTGTACTGGGCGGAAGCGGCGCGGGCTGTGGGCGCCAAGGTAACGCATCATCGGCTGGAAGCGGTTGACAGCTATCTCGATGAGATCCGAGCTGCCGACATCGTCGTGCTATGGCGTGCGCCCTGGTCGCACGAAGTCACGCGCGTGGTCGACGCAGTTCGCCAAAGCGGCGCCTTCCTGATCTTCGATATCGACGATCTCATGATCGAGCCGCGCGTCGTGACCACCAAATACATCGACGGCATTCGCTCGCAAGGCTTTCGCGAGGACGTGATTCGCGCCCACTTCGAGCTCGTCCGCCGGACGATGCTCGCCGCGGATCTCTGCACCGCCACCACGCATGAATTGGCGTCGCACTTCAGAGTGCACCAGCGGCCGTCGCTCGTGATGCAGAACGGCTTCAACGAAACTACGCTGAGCGTCTCACGCATAGCGGCGCGCAAACGCCGCTTCGCACAGCAGGACGGATATTTCCGCATCGGCTATGCGGGCGGGTCGAAGACACATCAGAAGGATTTCGCCGTCTGTGTGCCCGCGGTCGCTCAGATTCTGCGGCGCTATCCGCATGCGCGCCTCGTCGTCTTCCATGATGGACGTGGCACGTCCATCCTTGATCTGCATGAATTCCCCGAACTGGCCGCGCTCGAATCGCAGATCGAATGGCGAGTCATGGTTCCTCTGGTCGACCTGCCGAAGGAAATGGCACGCTTCGACGTGAGCGTGGCTCCGCTCGAAGTCGGCAACTTCTTTTGTGAAGCGAAGAGCGAGCTCAAATACTTCGAGGCCGCACTGGTCGATGTTCCGACCATCGCGTCTCCCACAGACCCGTATCGGCGCGCGATTCGTCATGGCGTCACCGGGTTTCTTGCCGACACGACCGAACAGTGGATCGACGCGTTCACGCAACTTATTGAGCATCGCGAACTCGGCGAGCAAATTGCCCACGCCGCGCTGAACCATGTGCTTTGGACGTTCGGACCGGAATGCCGCGTCGACCGGATCGCGAGTGTGATCGACATGGCACTGCGCGGCCAGTCGGCGGCACGCGCATTTGCATTCGAAGCCATGAAGGAGGCGCTGCCTTACCGGCATCCTGAGGTGCCGGCGTCCCGAATCGTTTTCCAGCACGACCGGCTCGTCTAT
It encodes the following:
- a CDS encoding glycosyltransferase family 2 protein: MFDRTAPRVVPFETIFDTRNRREAAIDGVTVAVSLYNYDEFIIECLESIAKQRHERLELIVVDDHSPDTTALELADEWLKENHTRFDRALLVRHVDNQGLAEARNTAFHYSRTDPVFVIDADNQIYPRAISRLFEFIEFREFDAAFTQLEFFGNERRLGYADFWDKERFRRGNYVDAMALISRRSWEQVGGYSHIEGGWEDFDFWCKFIDAGMKAAYVPEVLSRYRVHGTSMLRTDTAASTARLKVELTMRHPWLRL
- a CDS encoding class I SAM-dependent methyltransferase, producing MPVKRLTYPEVRSQHVQDACLFANRKDMIKAIAPRHGAIAEVGVAIGDFSQFLVDTLAPTEFHAIDSFELHLLDRVWGVSTTELLHNKTHQQFYQDRFAHYGDLIRLSPGYSHEQLARYPANSFDLVYVDAGHDYDDAKGDTNEAVRTLRPGGMIVFNDYTMVDPLLDSEYGVVQAVNELLATEEWKVVGFALEKFMFCDIAVVHR
- a CDS encoding polysaccharide pyruvyl transferase family protein — encoded protein: MTNTSVASFATQTHRVLADDPLIAFLKSIANQHVHVFPKSGNAGDGFISYAMYSLFQEFNISFTAHNQEDTVEGETVVIGGGGNLIEGHYNDVADLIRRHEEKNRVVLLPHTIVGFADVLAKTHGNLTVFCREKVSHQLALLNGANPAQTHLSHDLVFFLENDHFEKYFQAGKGVLRALRTDGEASGNMAIPADSIDISLSWNGDIWTSPQFCAHVTQAMAAFISPYATVQTDRLHVSVLSAFLQKDVYMMPNSYYKNRAVFEHSIHSRFPKVVFVNTMPTVDNAPTPLNQLPEAATPAVTSAIETAGSEDPKLNELIAELRVQLANTLGMLNERAAQAESAIEEVTMLKSRIAHAEETAMRAVESREKVERSFELQQQALRERFTDLARESERLRADLAREQERTREQLVQDASSLSQKSASLDAEMGHLRREAIEQRQRAETLHHDLNAVLTSTSWRLSRPLRSIIVRSRTLLRGSR
- a CDS encoding glycosyltransferase, coding for MKGFEEGYEISSLISSLSKEKAEITRLLGEQIKRGDENAEKLIRTESLLAEAQARAHDANSQLVMAQHQCAQASSDIDLLRASTSWRITGPIRALKRLFSGEPLQAAVPVTAAPMPVVPEPASSAPSERTLTVPEPASRAPGARRDVQSSYRNVRIVWIGAEPDTPGFRYRVLYWAEAARAVGAKVTHHRLEAVDSYLDEIRAADIVVLWRAPWSHEVTRVVDAVRQSGAFLIFDIDDLMIEPRVVTTKYIDGIRSQGFREDVIRAHFELVRRTMLAADLCTATTHELASHFRVHQRPSLVMQNGFNETTLSVSRIAARKRRFAQQDGYFRIGYAGGSKTHQKDFAVCVPAVAQILRRYPHARLVVFHDGRGTSILDLHEFPELAALESQIEWRVMVPLVDLPKEMARFDVSVAPLEVGNFFCEAKSELKYFEAALVDVPTIASPTDPYRRAIRHGVTGFLADTTEQWIDAFTQLIEHRELGEQIAHAALNHVLWTFGPECRVDRIASVIDMALRGQSAARAFAFEAMKEALPYRHPEVPASRIVFQHDRLVYSQVTVVIPLFNYERYVLQALESVAAQTLWDIDLVVVDDCSTDQSLSVVVEWCKTNKERFNRVLVLQNTVNSKLGPTRNVGFDNADTPYVITLDADNRLLPTCAEKCLEAARRSAAAFVYPRIITFGADTFVMGDTPYDPARFIGGNFVDAMALISKAAWACVGGYENVPHGWEDYEFWCKLAERGLLGTPEGGDTPLAEYRIHAASMLRQHTNHEANLARTRAFLEERHPWLAIATDRVGDAMKDEPPPVADEPPRLVLPVQAAGTRTIALVSTNTVSSCRSCKNVRSAVRTEEALYGSVVQRRESTFLHCGLRVETHMHEVENVIGSFYAKPVYREVAPSDTCDQYDPAY